A genomic window from Deltaproteobacteria bacterium includes:
- the phoU gene encoding phosphate signaling complex protein PhoU produces MTRDFYHKDLRSLEEGLYELGAMAEEAVQASIEALKARDFKASEEIIKNDLVINKKRFDMEEQCLLLIATQQPMAVDLRTIAAILHITSELERIADYAEGIARINLLIGDRPLVKPLIDIPRMAAKAVEMLEKSLAAFKARDASSARALCDEDDEVDALYDQVYRELLLLMIENPKSIEGATYLIWAAHNIERIADRVTNIAERVVFMVTGRLEEINVSKY; encoded by the coding sequence ATGACGAGGGACTTCTACCACAAGGACCTGAGGAGCCTGGAAGAGGGGCTCTACGAGCTCGGCGCCATGGCCGAGGAGGCGGTGCAGGCATCCATCGAGGCGCTCAAGGCCCGCGACTTCAAGGCCTCCGAGGAGATCATCAAAAACGACCTCGTCATAAACAAGAAACGCTTCGACATGGAGGAGCAGTGCCTGCTGCTCATCGCCACCCAGCAGCCCATGGCCGTGGACCTGCGCACCATAGCGGCCATACTCCACATAACCTCCGAGCTCGAGCGCATAGCCGACTATGCCGAGGGCATAGCGCGGATAAACCTCCTCATCGGCGACAGGCCCCTCGTAAAGCCCCTCATAGACATTCCGCGCATGGCCGCCAAGGCCGTGGAGATGCTCGAGAAGAGCCTTGCGGCCTTCAAGGCCCGCGACGCCTCGTCGGCCAGGGCCCTCTGCGACGAGGACGACGAGGTCGACGCCCTCTACGACCAGGTCTACCGCGAGCTGCTGCTCCTGATGATAGAGAACCCCAAGTCCATCGAGGGGGCCACCTACCTCATCTGGGCGGCCCACAACATCGAGAGGATAGCCGACAGGGTGACCAACATCGCCGAGCGCGTCGTCTTCATGGTCACGGGCCGCCTGGAGGAGATAAACGTCTCCAAGTACTGA